A single Tenacibaculum sp. Bg11-29 DNA region contains:
- a CDS encoding metallophosphoesterase gives MSSNNRITNAFLNAKKLELSKESKYILFSDCHRGDNSFADDFSHNRKIFHHALSQYLQKDFTYIELGDGDELWENKFVNIFNANKDVFLLLKKFHEKNRLHLIWGNHDMDYKNPKKVKKNLNYYYDVTDGKEKELMINISFSEAIKLEQKNGRSIFLLHGHQADWFNYTFWKLSRFLVQILWRPLQLVGIKDPTSPAQNFKGHIKVESRLEEWIKKNNNQMIITGHTHRPRFPAPNELPHFNDGSCVHPRCITGLEIENNQITLIKWHVITNENGTMQIKRTVLETSKNISEYID, from the coding sequence ATGTCATCTAATAATCGAATAACAAACGCCTTTTTAAATGCCAAAAAATTAGAATTATCTAAGGAATCTAAATACATTCTATTTTCAGATTGCCATAGAGGTGATAATAGTTTTGCTGATGATTTTTCTCATAATAGAAAAATATTTCATCATGCCTTATCTCAATATTTACAAAAAGACTTTACTTATATTGAATTAGGTGATGGTGATGAACTCTGGGAAAATAAATTTGTAAACATATTTAATGCAAACAAGGATGTTTTTTTACTTTTAAAAAAGTTTCACGAAAAAAACCGACTACATTTAATTTGGGGAAATCATGATATGGATTATAAAAATCCTAAAAAAGTAAAGAAAAACTTAAATTATTACTATGATGTTACTGATGGTAAAGAAAAAGAATTAATGATAAATATTTCTTTTTCTGAAGCTATTAAATTGGAACAAAAAAACGGAAGATCTATTTTTTTATTACATGGTCATCAAGCTGATTGGTTTAACTACACCTTTTGGAAATTAAGTAGGTTTTTAGTACAAATTTTATGGAGACCATTACAATTAGTAGGTATAAAAGACCCTACAAGTCCTGCTCAAAATTTTAAAGGACATATAAAAGTTGAAAGCCGTCTTGAAGAGTGGATAAAAAAAAACAATAATCAAATGATTATTACTGGTCACACGCACCGCCCACGTTTTCCTGCCCCAAACGAGCTTCCACATTTTAATGATGGTAGTTGTGTGCATCCACGTTGCATAACAGGTCTTGAAATAGAAAACAACCAAATTACTCTTATTAAATGGCATGTGATTACCAATGAGAATGGTACTATGCAAATAAAAAGAACTGTTTTAGAAACTTCTAAAAACATTTCAGAATATATCGATTAA
- the tssD gene encoding type VI secretion system tube protein TssD: MGSFRASLELGGKEFDVLATEYSFSRDTDKKGKIASNVYGGRINITIESTADSSVIEAMLNSQFKAIEGKIVFKKSEEDSKMKEVEFKNAYIVYYKENLHVNGDVPMTINFTVSAEQMTIGNAAIDNRWPVA, from the coding sequence ATGGGATCGTTTAGAGCATCGCTAGAATTAGGAGGAAAAGAATTTGACGTATTAGCAACAGAATACTCTTTTAGTAGAGATACTGATAAGAAAGGTAAAATTGCATCTAATGTTTACGGAGGTAGAATTAATATTACAATAGAATCTACCGCAGATTCATCAGTAATCGAAGCGATGTTAAATAGCCAATTTAAAGCTATTGAAGGAAAAATTGTATTTAAGAAATCTGAAGAAGATTCGAAAATGAAAGAAGTTGAATTTAAGAATGCGTACATCGTATACTATAAAGAAAACTTACATGTAAACGGAGACGTACCAATGACTATTAATTTTACTGTTTCGGCAGAACAAATGACTATTGGTAATGCAGCTATCGATAATCGTTGGCCAGTAGCATAA
- a CDS encoding type VI secretion system Vgr family protein, which translates to MKPITIINIDGETLYNFEKVTLNQAINNHHTFSLVVDYDTVETVGSYTLDDSKEWLGKSIVINFNDTDFLGVITNVKLQHSNGFEGKLLVSGYSKTILLENGAHMHSWLHKSLDTIVNDTVRAAGLTAKINPVFKTPITYQAQYKENHFQFIQRLAKQYNEWLYYDGIQLVFGKPTLAAAITVEYGADMDTLNIAIEAIASTAANFSYNALHNVRDESKSRGRVEGLNELGSYAFDVSKELYSINTQEDLQTKAANKSEIDTFVHNQQGSKMATANVLSATSTKQGLTVGTIIKVTGAQRGLDAFEVKNYGEYIITKITHTATGSSEYRNSFEAISSGTAILPVPEVALPEATTQLATVLSNEDPKQKGRVEVQFQWQKHELKTSWIRVMTPDAGSSDHHAQNRGHVFIPEKGDQVMVGFRFNNPNQPFVMGSLFHGNNGAGGKDQNNYKSIITKSGHILEFNDTNKAESIKITDKKGNQIFIDTAGETITINALKDININAGENLNITAGKNINVNAGDNITENVGKNITTNAGGNIAVSATGNIEETSDNRTELVDKNFKRNATASNEIAGKVSMFSQKENMTLQSGKTVEFNSVEKSNMF; encoded by the coding sequence ATGAAACCAATAACGATTATAAATATAGACGGAGAAACGCTCTATAATTTTGAAAAAGTAACCCTTAACCAAGCCATAAACAACCACCATACTTTTAGTTTGGTAGTAGATTATGATACCGTTGAAACCGTTGGTTCTTATACCCTCGACGACTCAAAAGAATGGTTAGGAAAATCAATTGTAATAAACTTTAACGACACCGATTTTTTAGGCGTAATAACCAATGTAAAACTACAACACAGCAATGGTTTTGAAGGTAAATTACTTGTTAGCGGATATTCTAAAACCATTTTATTAGAAAACGGTGCACACATGCATTCTTGGCTGCATAAAAGTTTAGATACCATTGTAAACGATACCGTTAGAGCAGCAGGCTTAACCGCCAAAATAAACCCTGTATTTAAAACTCCAATTACCTACCAAGCACAATACAAAGAAAATCACTTTCAATTTATACAGCGATTGGCAAAACAATACAACGAATGGTTGTATTACGATGGTATACAATTGGTTTTTGGTAAGCCAACCTTAGCAGCGGCAATAACCGTAGAATATGGTGCAGATATGGATACCCTTAATATTGCTATAGAAGCAATAGCAAGTACTGCTGCTAATTTTTCATACAATGCATTACATAATGTTAGAGATGAATCAAAATCAAGAGGACGTGTAGAAGGCTTAAACGAATTGGGTAGTTATGCTTTTGATGTATCTAAAGAATTATATTCAATCAATACTCAAGAAGATTTACAAACCAAAGCAGCAAATAAAAGTGAGATAGATACCTTTGTACATAACCAGCAAGGAAGTAAAATGGCAACTGCCAATGTGCTAAGTGCTACCAGTACCAAACAAGGTTTAACCGTAGGTACTATTATAAAAGTAACAGGCGCCCAACGAGGGCTTGATGCTTTTGAAGTTAAAAACTATGGTGAATATATTATCACCAAAATAACCCATACCGCTACAGGATCAAGTGAATATCGTAATAGTTTTGAAGCAATATCATCGGGTACAGCTATTTTACCAGTGCCAGAAGTTGCTTTACCAGAAGCTACTACACAATTAGCTACCGTATTATCAAACGAAGACCCAAAACAAAAAGGGCGTGTAGAAGTACAGTTTCAATGGCAAAAACACGAACTAAAAACAAGTTGGATACGTGTAATGACACCAGATGCAGGTAGTAGTGATCACCATGCACAAAACCGAGGGCATGTTTTTATACCCGAAAAAGGTGATCAAGTAATGGTAGGGTTTCGTTTTAACAACCCAAACCAACCTTTTGTAATGGGAAGTTTATTTCATGGTAATAATGGGGCTGGTGGTAAAGATCAGAATAATTACAAGAGTATTATTACTAAAAGCGGGCATATTTTAGAGTTTAATGATACCAATAAAGCAGAGAGTATAAAAATTACAGATAAAAAAGGAAATCAAATTTTTATAGATACTGCTGGAGAAACAATAACTATTAACGCCTTAAAAGATATTAATATTAATGCAGGTGAAAACCTAAATATTACTGCAGGAAAAAATATTAATGTAAATGCAGGAGACAATATAACAGAAAATGTAGGTAAAAATATTACAACAAATGCAGGAGGAAATATTGCTGTTTCTGCAACAGGTAATATAGAAGAAACTTCTGATAATAGAACTGAGTTGGTTGATAAAAATTTTAAAAGAAATGCCACGGCTTCAAACGAAATAGCAGGTAAAGTGAGCATGTTTAGCCAAAAAGAAAACATGACTTTACAAAGTGGTAAAACCGTAGAATTTAACAGTGTAGAAAAATCTAATATGTTTTAA
- a CDS encoding M20/M25/M40 family metallo-hydrolase yields the protein MKKKYLLVPLLFLCAIAPNVFSQEKMFYATLETADALSLKAKASKEIKIISSQNGFSAVKLSNKAAEKLHHMVLTHGPGFIYEASEKDALKTIKQLQNRNSNQKRASYSISEDQLVNQGINLVNNTNIANHIKELENYGTRYHTTQKARQSVLDLKQKWESMKGSRTDVSVRIVEHNSTSMPSVIMTIQGSETPNEYVIIGGHIDSISPENETNAPGADDNASGIATITEVARVLFEMNYKPQKTIEFMAYAAEEVGLRGSKEIAQDYKNRNINVLSYLQFDMTNYKGSPKDVYISDDSYNSSALNGFLAQLMDHYNSSGTNKFTYDYTRCNYGCSDHYSWAQQGYDAAFPFEASFNDSNPYIHTVNDTFSRSVTANATHAAKFAKLGIEYLIEIAKKEGAVTPVVYCDLKGGNVNDEYIQNVTLGTINNNSGTVNGYQDFTNLSTSLNKGTSYALTITPKWTGSKYNEGYAVWIDYNQDSDFNDPGEQVWTKTPSKTSPVSASFVIPATSKLGKTRMRIAMSYNAVPTSCGTFEYGEVEDYSVIISEGSADGICDGVAAYDASKNYQVGEKVVYSNTLYERENAGWNKIGSCTSANLSRNNFIKKLVNDKNVLFSSPNPVVGDKFTVKVYNELWQHRDIYIYNVNGSLVKEVKMSSDTNNIDVSNIKTGVYFITLEKTGKKYTQQFIKE from the coding sequence ATGAAAAAAAAGTATTTATTAGTCCCGTTATTGTTTTTGTGTGCTATTGCACCAAATGTTTTTAGTCAAGAAAAAATGTTTTATGCTACACTAGAAACTGCGGATGCTTTAAGTTTAAAAGCAAAAGCATCAAAAGAAATCAAGATTATTTCTTCCCAAAATGGTTTTAGTGCAGTAAAGTTAAGTAATAAAGCTGCTGAAAAGCTACATCATATGGTCTTAACACATGGTCCTGGTTTTATTTATGAAGCATCAGAAAAAGATGCTCTTAAAACAATTAAACAATTACAAAACCGAAATAGCAATCAAAAAAGAGCTAGTTACAGTATTTCAGAAGATCAACTAGTAAATCAAGGTATTAATTTGGTTAATAACACGAATATAGCAAACCATATTAAGGAGCTCGAAAATTATGGAACTAGGTATCATACTACCCAAAAGGCAAGACAGTCAGTTCTTGATTTAAAACAAAAATGGGAAAGTATGAAAGGAAGTAGAACAGATGTTTCTGTTAGAATAGTTGAGCATAATAGTACTTCAATGCCATCTGTTATAATGACTATTCAAGGAAGTGAAACACCTAATGAATATGTTATAATTGGTGGACATATAGATTCTATAAGTCCTGAAAATGAAACAAATGCACCAGGTGCAGATGATAATGCATCAGGAATAGCGACTATTACTGAAGTTGCAAGAGTGCTTTTTGAAATGAATTATAAACCTCAAAAAACGATTGAATTTATGGCTTACGCTGCAGAAGAAGTTGGGTTAAGAGGATCTAAGGAAATTGCTCAAGATTATAAAAATAGAAATATAAATGTTTTATCTTATTTACAGTTTGATATGACTAATTATAAAGGTTCACCTAAAGATGTTTACATTTCTGATGACAGTTATAATAGTAGTGCATTGAATGGTTTTTTAGCTCAGTTAATGGATCATTATAATTCATCAGGAACAAATAAATTCACCTATGATTATACGCGATGTAATTACGGATGTTCAGATCACTATAGTTGGGCGCAACAGGGATATGACGCAGCTTTTCCTTTCGAAGCTTCTTTTAATGATTCTAATCCATATATTCATACCGTAAATGATACTTTTAGCCGTTCTGTTACAGCTAATGCAACACATGCAGCTAAGTTTGCTAAATTAGGAATTGAATATTTAATTGAGATAGCAAAAAAAGAGGGAGCTGTTACTCCTGTTGTTTATTGTGATTTAAAGGGAGGAAATGTTAATGATGAATATATTCAAAATGTTACACTAGGTACAATTAATAATAATTCAGGAACAGTGAATGGGTATCAAGATTTTACTAATTTATCTACCAGTTTAAATAAAGGAACTTCTTATGCATTAACGATAACACCAAAATGGACAGGTAGTAAATATAATGAGGGATATGCTGTTTGGATAGATTATAATCAAGATTCTGATTTTAATGATCCAGGAGAACAAGTTTGGACCAAAACACCTTCGAAAACGAGTCCTGTAAGTGCTTCTTTTGTTATTCCTGCAACTTCAAAATTAGGGAAAACAAGAATGAGAATTGCTATGAGTTATAATGCAGTTCCTACTTCTTGTGGTACTTTTGAATATGGTGAAGTAGAGGATTATTCTGTGATTATATCAGAAGGAAGTGCTGATGGTATTTGTGACGGTGTAGCAGCATATGATGCTTCTAAGAATTATCAGGTAGGTGAAAAAGTCGTGTATTCTAATACTTTATATGAAAGAGAAAATGCTGGTTGGAATAAAATAGGAAGTTGTACTAGTGCTAATTTGTCTAGGAATAATTTTATTAAAAAATTGGTAAATGATAAAAACGTACTATTTTCTAGTCCTAATCCTGTAGTAGGAGATAAATTTACAGTTAAAGTTTATAATGAATTGTGGCAGCATAGAGATATTTATATTTATAATGTGAACGGAAGTTTAGTAAAAGAAGTAAAAATGTCTTCTGATACGAACAATATTGATGTTTCTAATATAAAAACAGGTGTTTATTTTATTACGTTAGAAAAAACAGGAAAAAAGTATACTCAGCAGTTTATTAAAGAATAA
- a CDS encoding DUF5689 domain-containing protein, with protein sequence MKTKNIFKPIGLFFIILCSCINNEDFSIPTLGEDKEYVNFKSLSDIANLHQGNLVTFEEETTTSGYVISSDKDGNFYKSIFIQDTPTDPTIGVEIKINDTNLSARYAIGRKIFINLKGLFLNKTHGNYQIGSKNTFGNGIERISVNDYVYFIDRSSEISDVTPTLLDISELNEKHTNTLIKVNNVQSEIKGLQYATPNSSSEYVINRSIISCNTSEKLILTNSVFTSFKSLFIPDKKGSITGVFNMLDDKKYLTIRNTNDIDFNEEYGCFNNPTEASLADIKSLFTGVETKINQNSKIKVVVTSDLSEKNITNKEAFAQDKTAGISLFFSDIHNLNLGDEIEIAVGGLNLTENNGVLQLNLTSSNIINKTTGSLPVPELITIEQALSGNYESKLVKIENVQFKDLTKNYASENTLTSNCTNELKIIPAKTDASFANNLVSDKKGVITGVMTNFNGVQIHIRNKTDINFTETYTCTSVGDGSESSTDLYFSEYAEGSSNNKYIEIYNGTGTTINLANYKLQLYRNGSSVATKELELNTLTNTYLTNGEVIVIYNSSANSHIKNEGDLSSSLAIFNGDDAISLIKNDVIIDVIGTIGEDPGFGWKVADTDNATKDHTLIRKTIITKGTKDWYKSAGTNASNSEWEVKDKDDFSSVGKK encoded by the coding sequence ATGAAAACAAAAAACATTTTTAAACCTATTGGACTATTTTTTATTATTCTTTGCTCTTGCATAAACAATGAAGACTTCTCAATTCCTACTTTAGGAGAAGACAAAGAGTATGTAAATTTTAAATCATTGAGTGATATCGCTAACTTACACCAAGGTAATCTTGTAACATTTGAGGAAGAAACTACAACTTCTGGGTATGTAATTTCGAGTGATAAAGATGGTAATTTTTATAAATCAATTTTCATTCAAGATACCCCCACAGACCCAACGATTGGTGTTGAAATAAAAATAAACGACACAAATTTAAGTGCAAGATATGCTATAGGTAGAAAAATTTTCATCAACTTAAAAGGGTTATTTTTAAATAAAACTCATGGTAATTATCAAATAGGAAGTAAAAATACTTTTGGGAACGGAATAGAGAGAATAAGTGTAAATGATTATGTTTATTTTATAGATAGGTCTTCTGAAATTAGTGACGTAACACCGACACTATTGGATATTTCAGAATTAAATGAAAAGCACACAAATACACTTATTAAAGTAAACAATGTTCAATCTGAAATAAAAGGATTACAATATGCAACTCCAAACAGTAGCTCAGAATATGTGATTAACAGGTCGATTATCTCATGTAATACTTCCGAAAAATTAATTCTTACAAATAGTGTTTTTACATCTTTTAAATCATTGTTTATTCCAGATAAAAAAGGAAGTATTACTGGTGTTTTTAATATGCTCGATGATAAAAAATATTTAACTATTAGAAATACGAATGATATTGATTTTAATGAAGAATATGGTTGTTTTAATAATCCTACTGAAGCTTCGCTAGCTGATATAAAATCCTTATTTACGGGAGTCGAAACAAAAATCAATCAAAACTCAAAAATAAAAGTAGTTGTTACCTCTGATTTAAGCGAAAAAAACATAACCAATAAAGAAGCTTTTGCTCAAGATAAAACAGCTGGAATTTCCTTGTTTTTCAGTGACATTCATAATTTAAACTTAGGTGATGAAATAGAAATTGCTGTAGGTGGATTAAATTTAACTGAAAATAATGGAGTACTACAATTGAACCTAACTTCTTCAAATATTATAAATAAAACAACTGGCTCCTTACCTGTTCCCGAATTAATAACAATTGAACAAGCATTATCAGGAAACTATGAAAGTAAATTAGTTAAAATTGAAAACGTTCAATTTAAAGACTTAACAAAAAATTACGCATCAGAAAACACATTAACCTCAAATTGCACTAACGAATTAAAAATTATTCCTGCAAAAACAGATGCCTCGTTTGCTAATAATCTAGTGAGTGATAAAAAAGGGGTTATTACAGGAGTCATGACTAATTTTAACGGAGTTCAAATACACATTAGAAATAAAACAGATATAAACTTTACCGAAACTTATACTTGTACCTCTGTTGGAGATGGTTCGGAATCTAGTACCGATTTATACTTCTCAGAATACGCAGAAGGATCTAGTAATAATAAATATATTGAAATTTATAACGGCACTGGTACTACTATAAATTTAGCCAACTATAAATTACAACTATACCGTAACGGCTCTTCAGTAGCCACCAAAGAGCTAGAGTTAAACACCCTAACCAATACATATTTAACAAACGGAGAAGTAATTGTTATCTATAATTCTAGTGCCAATAGTCATATTAAAAATGAAGGTGATCTTTCATCATCTCTAGCTATTTTTAATGGTGATGATGCTATTTCGCTTATAAAAAACGACGTAATAATAGATGTTATTGGAACAATTGGTGAAGATCCAGGGTTTGGTTGGAAAGTTGCAGATACCGATAACGCTACTAAAGACCATACTTTAATTAGAAAAACAATAATCACTAAAGGCACTAAAGATTGGTACAAAAGTGCTGGTACAAATGCTTCGAATTCTGAATGGGAAGTAAAAGACAAAGATGATTTCTCTTCTGTTGGTAAAAAATAA
- a CDS encoding endonuclease, with protein sequence MRKILGMFVILIVLFLGKVTAQKQYKIRTIGFYNLENLFDTINDLEKNDEASPIMEIKGDREKIYWDKIDKLGQVILQLGADKTNTSPAILGVAEVENEKVLEDLVNSKNLKDKNYGIIHFDSPDKRGIDVALLYQKKYFKPIHFEVFNPNIYKENRKVYTRDILWVSGYLDEELIHVLVNHWPSRRGGEAKSSVLREKAAYKVTQIIAKIKKNDIAPKVFVIGDFNDDPINASFKKVLKTKEKKRDVKEGDLYNPYENMFRRGFSTLGYRDNINLFDQIVITSALLDKGEKDFSSYKMFKSGVFNKRFLTEKKGRFKGYPFRSFSYGKYTGGYSDHYPVYMYIIRENKN encoded by the coding sequence ATGAGAAAGATATTAGGAATGTTTGTTATACTTATAGTGCTATTTTTAGGAAAGGTAACAGCACAAAAACAATATAAAATAAGAACGATAGGTTTTTATAATCTAGAGAACCTTTTTGATACTATAAATGATTTAGAAAAAAACGATGAAGCAAGCCCTATAATGGAAATTAAAGGCGATCGAGAAAAAATTTATTGGGATAAAATAGATAAACTAGGGCAGGTTATTTTACAGCTAGGAGCAGATAAAACAAATACGAGTCCTGCAATTCTTGGGGTTGCTGAGGTAGAAAATGAAAAAGTACTTGAAGATTTAGTAAACTCTAAAAACCTTAAGGATAAAAATTACGGAATTATTCATTTTGATTCCCCTGATAAACGTGGTATTGACGTTGCTTTATTGTATCAGAAAAAATATTTTAAACCAATACATTTTGAGGTTTTTAACCCTAATATATACAAGGAAAATAGAAAAGTATATACGCGTGATATTTTATGGGTTTCAGGATATTTAGATGAAGAATTAATTCATGTACTTGTAAATCATTGGCCTTCTAGAAGAGGTGGAGAAGCAAAAAGTAGTGTGTTGCGAGAAAAAGCAGCTTACAAAGTAACCCAAATAATAGCAAAAATTAAGAAGAACGATATAGCTCCGAAAGTGTTTGTTATTGGCGATTTTAATGATGATCCTATTAATGCAAGTTTTAAAAAGGTATTAAAAACAAAAGAAAAGAAGCGAGATGTTAAAGAAGGAGATCTTTATAACCCATATGAAAACATGTTTCGTCGTGGTTTTAGTACCTTAGGATATAGAGATAATATTAATTTGTTTGATCAGATTGTAATAACATCTGCATTATTAGATAAAGGAGAAAAAGATTTTTCTTCTTATAAAATGTTTAAATCGGGTGTTTTTAATAAAAGATTTTTAACTGAAAAGAAAGGGCGTTTTAAAGGGTACCCTTTTCGAAGTTTTTCTTACGGAAAATATACTGGTGGTTATAGCGACCATTACCCTGTGTATATGTATATAATTAGGGAGAATAAAAACTAA
- a CDS encoding carboxypeptidase-like regulatory domain-containing protein has product MRIFTVTILLTCLSFLNLSAQNAIKGIVINSDSDKPLQGVLISVKEINFTSLTNFNGAFTLNNLPKRELVIIISLKGFKTQNIPIQITEGLVDLGIISIYKDASNDIDLSTITLTDDELNDDSSIADNITGLLQSSKDTYLRAATYEWSASFYSIKGLGSENAKVLINGIEMNKHYNGRPQWSNWGGLNSVLRNQDFSSGLSPSSYSFGGVLGVTNINTRASYYKKSASISYASSNRSYSHRLMAKYSSGLLKNSWAFTVSASKRHANEGFTEGTSYNAYSIFASLEKQINKKHSLNFTAIQAKNSRGKSAANTQEVFNLKGTAYNPYWGYQNGKIRNARIKRINEPIFMLNHYWKLNNKTSLNTGIAYQFGETGNSRIDFNGGNDPSPTYYRKLPNYFLNNSYGSDHANAYKSFVNFKNDGQLNWLDLYIGNKNTNNNALFALYEDRNDAKLITVTTNLNAELTDNITLSGNLKYKKINSENFANVLDLFGASGYLDINKFGDIGNDNLQNDLLNPNRVVKKGDKFKYNYKLMSQVYGGFTQLQFKYNKIDFYIASAINNTSHQREGLYKNGIYPGSSTNATIPNSFGKSKKINHFGYGVKTGFTYKISGRHLLDFNGGYISKVPSIRNSFVNSRFNNLTVAEVSSLNNEKITSLDASYIVRTPFITAKLSGYYTTIKDATNIAFYFTGADNLFVQEITTGINKKHFGTEIGIEAQVLSSFKLKAAANIGQYTYSNNPTVTLASEISTKSSNAGFNDSGIKDYGRANLKNYRIASGPQTAYSFGFEYRDPNYWFIGMTLNYLDNIYVSPSIIKRTTSFVSDDSQFFPNFNPALARKLLSQEKFDAYFTLNAIGGKTWNIGKGKYIGFFASLNNILNEKYKTGGYEQGRTANYKLESKDKVNGTPNFGTKYWYGRGATYFLNINYRF; this is encoded by the coding sequence ATGAGGATCTTTACCGTAACAATACTATTAACGTGTTTAAGTTTTTTAAATTTAAGCGCACAAAATGCTATAAAAGGAATTGTAATAAATAGCGATTCTGATAAACCTTTACAAGGTGTTTTAATAAGTGTAAAAGAAATAAATTTTACTAGCTTAACTAATTTTAATGGTGCTTTTACGCTAAACAATTTACCTAAGAGAGAATTGGTTATTATAATCTCCTTAAAAGGGTTTAAAACTCAAAACATTCCTATTCAAATAACGGAAGGTCTTGTAGATTTAGGAATTATCTCAATATATAAAGATGCTTCTAATGATATAGATTTAAGTACAATAACCCTTACAGATGATGAACTAAATGATGACTCTAGCATTGCTGATAATATTACCGGTTTGCTACAATCATCAAAAGATACCTATTTACGTGCTGCTACTTATGAATGGAGTGCTTCTTTTTACAGTATAAAAGGCTTAGGTTCTGAAAACGCAAAGGTTCTTATTAATGGTATTGAAATGAATAAACACTATAACGGTCGCCCGCAGTGGAGCAATTGGGGTGGCTTAAATAGTGTATTAAGAAATCAAGATTTTAGCAGCGGATTATCTCCATCTAGTTATTCTTTCGGTGGTGTTTTAGGAGTTACAAACATTAATACTCGTGCTTCTTATTATAAAAAAAGTGCTAGTATTTCTTACGCTTCTTCAAATAGAAGCTATTCACATCGTTTAATGGCTAAATACAGCTCGGGCTTACTAAAAAATAGCTGGGCATTTACCGTATCGGCAAGTAAAAGACACGCTAACGAAGGTTTTACTGAAGGAACTTCATACAATGCTTATTCAATTTTTGCTTCTTTAGAAAAACAAATTAACAAAAAACATAGTTTAAACTTCACAGCCATTCAAGCTAAAAATAGCAGAGGTAAATCTGCTGCGAACACACAAGAAGTTTTTAATTTAAAAGGAACAGCATACAATCCTTATTGGGGCTATCAAAACGGAAAAATTAGAAATGCTCGAATTAAAAGAATTAATGAGCCGATTTTTATGCTAAACCACTATTGGAAATTAAATAACAAAACATCTTTAAATACAGGAATTGCATATCAATTTGGAGAAACAGGTAATAGTCGAATTGATTTTAATGGAGGTAACGATCCAAGCCCTACTTATTACAGAAAACTACCTAATTATTTTTTAAATAACTCTTATGGCTCAGATCATGCAAATGCCTATAAATCGTTCGTAAATTTTAAAAATGATGGACAGTTGAATTGGCTTGATTTATATATTGGAAATAAAAACACGAATAACAATGCTTTGTTTGCTCTTTATGAAGATCGTAACGATGCTAAACTCATAACAGTAACTACGAATTTAAATGCTGAATTAACCGACAACATTACGTTAAGTGGTAACTTAAAATATAAAAAAATAAATTCTGAAAACTTTGCCAATGTATTAGATTTATTTGGTGCAAGCGGGTATTTAGACATTAATAAATTTGGAGATATTGGTAATGATAATCTTCAAAACGACTTACTAAACCCTAATCGAGTGGTAAAAAAAGGCGATAAATTTAAGTACAATTACAAACTAATGTCGCAAGTTTATGGTGGCTTTACTCAATTACAATTTAAATACAATAAAATAGATTTTTATATTGCTAGTGCTATTAATAACACCTCACACCAAAGAGAAGGTTTATATAAAAATGGTATCTACCCAGGAAGCTCAACAAACGCCACAATACCAAACTCTTTTGGTAAATCTAAAAAAATAAATCACTTTGGTTACGGAGTCAAAACAGGTTTCACTTATAAAATTTCGGGTCGTCATTTACTAGATTTTAACGGGGGATACATTAGTAAAGTTCCATCTATACGAAACTCATTTGTAAATTCAAGATTCAATAACTTAACTGTTGCGGAGGTGAGTAGTTTAAATAATGAAAAAATTACATCTTTAGATGCTAGCTATATTGTAAGAACACCCTTTATTACCGCAAAATTATCAGGATACTACACAACAATTAAAGATGCAACTAATATTGCTTTTTACTTTACTGGGGCTGATAATCTTTTTGTTCAGGAAATAACAACAGGAATAAATAAAAAACATTTTGGAACAGAAATAGGTATTGAAGCACAAGTATTATCTAGCTTTAAATTAAAAGCAGCTGCCAATATCGGGCAATACACCTATAGCAATAATCCTACAGTAACATTAGCTTCTGAGATTAGCACAAAATCTAGTAATGCTGGCTTTAATGATAGCGGAATTAAAGATTACGGAAGGGCTAACCTAAAAAATTACAGGATTGCTTCAGGTCCTCAAACAGCTTATTCTTTCGGTTTCGAGTACAGAGATCCTAACTATTGGTTTATAGGAATGACACTTAATTATTTAGATAACATCTACGTATCTCCTTCAATAATAAAAAGAACTACTTCTTTTGTTTCTGATGACAGTCAATTTTTTCCAAATTTTAATCCTGCATTAGCAAGAAAACTACTTTCACAAGAAAAATTTGACGCCTATTTTACCTTAAATGCTATTGGAGGGAAAACTTGGAACATTGGTAAAGGCAAATACATCGGATTCTTTGCGAGTTTAAATAACATACTTAATGAAAAATATAAAACAGGAGGCTACGAACAAGGAAGAACTGCGAACTACAAATTAGAAAGTAAAGATAAAGTAAATGGAACTCCCAATTTCGGAACTAAATACTGGTACGGTAGAGGCGCAACCTACTTCTTAAATATAAATTATAGATTTTAA